The sequence TCTTTTAGTTCTTCCttggagaaagagaaaCTGCGTTTCGATGTGCTCCCCGATCAACTCTCGCGCAAGATCTGTAGCGATTTCTCTCATCAATCTGATTCCTTGTTCGCTTGAGGGCCATTTATTTGTACGAGCGAACTTACACACTTTTTGGCGTATTCGATTTCCGTCATTCGGCGAAGTTTCCGCTCCATGTACGCCGCCGTACGCTTAATGTCCTCTCGCCGACTATTGGCCCAGTGCGACGTGATAGTGCACGATACATCAATGCGCAACACGCCAAAACCATAGGGGCGATACCATGGTCGCGTATGGTAGACGCGCGTGACAAAACGCCATAAAGAAGGTCAGCGCTGATTTGGCGCCTATTCCAATTTGAACGGTAGATGCTGCCTGGCCAGATCAATGACTGGCTGTTCCACGAGGATGAGGTGTACGGCAATCACTCACCCGAAGTTCGCCTACGAGAAAGATCTTTGTCCAAACCCCTAATCATTTGCTTGAACTGTTCCATCCAAGCGGCAGGTGCGCCAGGGGATCCTGAATAGAGATCTGCAAAGGGAGGTCCCACCCCGGTTGCCGAGTCGGGAGGAATAATTAGTACGTTCCATGTGCCATTATTGTTAGGGTCAACTATCATTATTGAATACACTGATGAACCCTCGGTAGTGAATAAAAAAACTTCGAAGCTGTCTGTGGGTGAGTTTTGGGCTAGACTGAGGTGCGTGAGTGCTGAAGTATTGACTATCAGTCTACTTGAAACAGGTAGGCTGTGAATTTGTTTCGAAGTACTTAAAGGAGAACTACGAAGGTGCAATAATTAAGGGGCAAGAAGGGTGAAAGAAAAGACCTGCATCCTCACTTGGATTTATGTACATATcaagagaaaggaaaaggaaacATGCAGATGCACACTGATTAACACAATTAAGAAGCTACCGGCTGTATCAAGATCAGCAACCACTTGCCCTTCTGGTCTTTCTCTGGAAGGCCTAAATTAATCGTTCCAGAATTTATCAGCTTCTTCCGCTCTTTCGTACCCGCCGATCAGCATCAAAAGCGTTACAAGAATTGGTTCAAGGGATTTcggaaagaaaaagaacAGCGAGCCGAAACCGATGGCGGAACATGAAAAAGATTTACAAATCGCATTTTTAGACCACGGCGTTGGCCGTTGAGTTACCAACCTTCCGTTGCTACAAATTGTTGTTGTTTCCGCGAATATCTTACCGGACTTTATTGCCGCAGTGACGACGAGCTTCAATGTCAGTTTATAGCAGCCTCTGAGAAGTCTGTAACTCGCAAATATATTGAACACAGCATAATGAGCAGATATACCTATCAGAAACGACAAATACTGGAAAGTTATTCGCCCTATGGAGCTCTGTTGAAGATAAGTTAAATGAGGTCGCCTTTTCCATTCAATGGGCTTCGGTGGCATAGCCGTTTCGTTGGTGCAGTGGTAGCATGCCCTCTTAGGGTTGGATTACATAACGTTCTCCGGCTTTGGGGGTGGTCCTCGGTTCAATCCCGGGACGAGACCCAGATTTTTTTTGTatttctcatcttcattctGCTTTGAAGCTGCGATCTTATAATACTGATGGATATGAAGGACAATGATACTTACTGTAGGTCATCCGTACCAAGCAAGAGGGGGACAAACATCAAAAATTGTGGTGCATGAAGTTATAGTCATCAAGGTATCGTCAAGTCGTAATAGGACGTCTGCCAATTTTACTATTATCATTCCCTGTTCCCACTCTTGCCCTCACTCGGTCCACGTTGCGTTATTAAAGATCTCCAACAATTCCAGGCAAGTTATCAACCTTCCATTGCTGCGCAAGCCTTATCCCATAATCGAAATTATCGTTCCAGACGACCTGCCTGTCTGAATCTTCTCCACCTGTTTCCCGTATTCTTCAAGTTTGCTTTTAAACTCTTCGCATTCCTTCTCCAGCACTTCTTTTACACTTTTCaccctctccttttccctttgAGTCATTTGAACATTTGTTGTCTCAGTCAATCCGGCTGCTGCACTTCCCACTCTCCTCCCACCCAAACCCAACTCCATCCGCCCTCTCTCCCAATCCTCTACTCCCCTccttgcttcttcttctctgaCTTCTCTCTCCCTAAATCCACTCACTGAAGCGCGGAGGTTCTTGATTTGACGAGAGATGTGGGTAGACAATGAGGATGAGTTGTGAAGCGAGTCGGAGAGGTTATTGAGGGAGGTGGTCAGGGAAAGAGACGTGGATAGAAATGTTTGGAATGGAAGTTGGAGGTCGGTTTGACATGATAAAGGGCAAGGAGACGGATAAGATTGGGTGGGGTCAGGGCGACGGATCGGTGTGGAGGGAATCAAATTGGAATTGGGAACATCTTCAGGGAATTCATCTTCATGCTGTTCCAAGGTTGAAACATCTCCTTTTTCGTTCTTCTCTTCTAACGTCCCCATTTCCCCTCGCTTCTCCACAAATCGGTCCCATTCCTCATTTTCCATCAATCCCTCGCCCCACTTCAAGCCCTCGAATTCCCTAACTAATGAGTTGAGCACGCGCAGCTGgtcatctcttcttttttctgATTCTGCGAGAGCAGCGAGGTGGTTTTGTAGGTGAATATCGATGGATAACGGTATCGATGTTGAAGTTGTTTCTATTGAAGAGGGAAAAAGgagtgaggatgaggatCCTGGCTTTGCTACTCTAGGTTCGGGGATAGGTGTTCCTGATGACCCTCCAGGACTTTGACCAGGTGCCGCCCCAGTAAATTTCCCAGGAGTCCCTCTGGGCGTCCGAGAGGCAGTTGTTCTGGGTACTTCATCTAAATGCCGCAACGAGTTGATAAACTTCGAGTTCATTGCGATCGTCTCCGACAGCACCAATAGTGGATCTTGGTCTTCCCCCATCAGACGCCTTGATCCGTAAGGgatagaagaagaggagggggaAGGCGAGGAAGATGTGAAAAATATAGAGCGGGTAAAAGGAATTTCACGTATCTTATTTCCAGGTCTGAGGGGAGTAGTGATAAGCGTGGAAAGGGGTCTTTGTGATCTAAACGTGCCCGATGGCGATGTAGATAGTTCGGAAGAGAAGCTGGCGAGGTTGTCGTGGGAAGATATGTCATTATCGTGATCAGCAAACTGTTCGTTGCGCGATGATGGAGGCCAATGTAAATGTCGTTCGAGAAGTTCACCATCATGATCCAAATTAAATTGCTGTCTTCTAGGTGACGAGACAATCAAACCTAGGGGCGATTCATCGTTGCAATCGTCATGTCGAGCCTGTAGTTGAGAAAGTGGTTGAACTACCCCTTCTCCTGCGTCCAACTCGTCCTCTATAGAGAAATATTGAAGTATGATATCAGCATATCTACACCAACCGAGTATAAAAGAAACTATCAAGTTTAGAAAGACGAACCTAATGACTGTCCTCCTGAATGCTTTGACCGAGCAGGCGGTGACACGCCAAAATTCGATAATGTGCCATCAGGTAAGAGCAGTTGTCCAAATCCCCCTTGGGCAAGCTCTTCCTCTAAATCAGCAAGTCGCATATAATCAGCTACATTAATCCCCAAGAGGAATGTTATATTTTGCGTACCAAGTGAATGTCCGCAATATCCTAAGCCATCATCGCCTGCTCGAGTTTGGAGATTAAGCTCCTGATCAAGATCAAGGTCCAAACCAAACTCCGCAGCTAAGCTGTTCGATGCCGTATGTTCATTGTCAAAAGCAGTCGCGAGCTCATCCGCCagggaagagaaggtcaTTCTCCGGAAGAATAGATGTTTGAGACTGTATATAGCAGCTTACGAAAGAGGCCCACGAGCGAGTACTGATTTGACGCGTATGAAGGACGTTTACACGTTTCCCATTTTAAAACAGAAGTGGAGGTAACTTACGTAATATGGCCAACGCCTGCATCAGCGTCATAGACAATTCCAGTCCGTTGAATCGagtcttctttttctttccacGTCTTTTAAAACACTCCTATACTGATGCCCAAAGCCAAAAATATGGAAAGTGAGTGCCTGAATCAGAATGTTAATAAGGTAATGCTGACATATAACCGAGTAGTAAGCGTAAAACATTCGGGCAAAACGTACACCGTTCCTGTCACACAAGAGATTACAACTCACGCTTTCAAGGATGCTATCTCTCAACTTACTAGGGTTCCCACCGGTTAGTATAATATCCTGAGACCTGATGAAAACGGAGCTGACGTAGATATATAGAGAGGATGAAGGTCATGGTGAAAGGCAAGCTGGTGAAGGTTTGTTAATCGCTGGTTTTATTGAATGATCCTGTTGGAGAATTTCTGACAGACTCATACTAAAGGATGATACGGATTATGTCACTTTAGCAAACCAAAAGGTGAATATACGACGATGATATGGAAAGGTAGAGGGCTAAGGATTGCTGTGTAGCAAACTGTTATGGTGATTGGCGCCGCTGAAGCGTtgccaccaccaccaacTGAGCAAACCGTCTTTTGTATGTTCCCATCTCTTAGTAGATTGCAAAGACACACCAGCGGACTAACCACCAATCATCAGTGGAAGACGTagaagatgaagacatTAAATCCGATGAACCCACAGGTCTCATCAACCTCGGTAACACATGTTACCTCAACTCCACGCTCCAAGCCATACGTGCTATACCCGAAGTTCACCAAGCTCTCACAGAATTCactccttcttcctcctcttcttctttcgtCCCCGAATCGCGCGTCGCCAATTCGTTGAAAAATTTGTTTATTACGATTGACAACACACCTAATGCCGTTCCTCCTTTGGAAGTCATCAGTAATTTGAGAATCTTGGCACCTCAATTTGCGGAAAGGGATCAGAGGGGACAATACGCGCAGCAGGATGCGGATGAGGCCTGGACACAGCTTGTACAAGCGTTAAGGGCGGCGTTGCCAAAGAATGGAGAGGAAGGGTCTGTGGTGGACCGGTTGATGTCTATCGAGTTGACAAAGACGTGAGTCGCGCTTGAAATCTACTGAAATCCATACTGATGCACGTTTGAAGGCTCAAGAATGCAGAGACAGAGGAAGAACCAGAGACAACTAGTACGGAAACGGTATTGAAACTCGAGTGTAACATATCTGGATCCACAAATTTCTTGATGTCTGGTATTCAAGACAGCCTTAACCAGCAGGTTGAGAAGACAAGCGCAACATTGGGACGAAACGCAACTTATTCTATGTATATCTGTTCATGCATCCTTAGTGATGGATCTATGACTAACGCTCATCGTAGGCAGTCTCGCATTTCTCGTTTGCCGGAGTACCTTGTAGTGCACATGGTTCGATTTTATTGGCGTCGTGACATCCAGTGAGTCGAGCCTGTAGTGTTTCTGGCCTCTGCCGACATATTATTAGGAAAAAAGCAAAGATCATGCGCAAAGTCAAATTTCCCCTCCAACTGGACTTATCTGACATCGTACGTCCGGTCCTAATGTATACCTTTCTCTTACCATACTAAACCACCTATTCTTTTTTTTGACAGGTTACCGAACCCATCCGCAAAAAGATCCAACCTCTCAACACAGCGACGAAACAAATCCTCAAAGAACGCGATGCCCGTGCGAGTATCTTGAAACGTAAGCCCGGACAGGGGTTAgatgaagaaaaaaagaagagaggcGAAGAACAGGCTACGGTTGAGAATCTTGTGAAGGAGGGAGGGCTGACCAATGGGGAGAGGAGTGGAATGTACGAGCTCGCGGGTAAGtcttccccctcttcccccttttcctccttcaAACCCAAACTAACACATCTCAGCTGTGGTAACGCATAAAGGCGCCTCTGCCGACTCTGGTCACTACATTGGCTGGTCTCGCATTGATGATGGTGCATACGTCCCTGCTGAACAACAGAGATGGGCCAAGTTCGACGATAACAATGTGACCTTTACAGATGCGAACAAGATTTTGACAATGGATGGAGGCGGTGAGGATTCAGTAGCTTATATTTTGCTTTATCGGGCGGCAAAAATCTAGAGTGACAGGGAGTAACCGAAGAATATGCATTTGAATGTTGCATAGGAAGACTTAGAGTTAGAATTATATTGGAGTGTTATCATACGATTTAAGCTTCGCGTAATGCATTTGACCAAGGATGAAAGTCCAGCAGCATTCGTTGCACGCAGAAAGGCGCCATATGGGCTCAAATTAAGTACGTACACACTGTATCGGATTTGGCCGACGAAGGGTTtgatatatatatatatatataataaATATTATATTATATTCATTCATTACTTATTACTAAGTGATGAACTTACATCATCATTCGCTAATCCCTCCTTCCGATCGTGGTTGTTTTCTCGCATATAATCGCATAATCCCCATCTCCCCGCTGCAATAATTAATCGAGGACGAATTTGTATTATACACCTCCCTCTAATAATTCTATTGGAGTGTAACACTGGTTAGGAAGACCGGAAAATTCGACGGGCAAGTCAAGCAGCCTATATACGACAGACAAACCTCGGCCGAAGACCGAG comes from Cryptococcus gattii WM276 chromosome G, complete sequence and encodes:
- a CDS encoding Hypothetical protein (Similar to TIGR gene model, INSD accession AAW44828.1; CNG04550), whose translation is MTFSSLADELATAFDNEHTASNSLAAEFGLDLDLDQELNLQTRAGDDGLGYCGHSLEEELAQGGFGQLLLPDGTLSNFGVSPPARSKHSGGQSLEDELDAGEGVVQPLSQLQARHDDCNDESPLGLIVSSPRRQQFNLDHDGELLERHLHWPPSSRNEQFADHDNDISSHDNLASFSSELSTSPSGTFRSQRPLSTLITTPLRPGNKIREIPFTRSIFFTSSSPSPSSSSIPYGSRRLMGEDQDPLLVLSETIAMNSKFINSLRHLDEVPRTTASRTPRGTPGKFTGAAPGQSPGGSSGTPIPEPRVAKPGSSSSLLFPSSIETTSTSIPLSIDIHLQNHLAALAESEKRRDDQLRVLNSLVREFEGLKWGEGLMENEEWDRFVEKRGEMGTLEEKNEKGDVSTLEQHEDEFPEDVPNSNLIPSTPIRRPDPTQSYPSPCPLSCQTDLQLPFQTFLSTSLSLTTSLNNLSDSLHNSSSLSTHISRQIKNLRASVSGFREREVREEEARRGVEDWERGRMELGLGGRRVGSAAAGLTETTNVQMTQREKERVKSVKEVLEKECEEFKSKLEEYGKQVEKIQTGRSSGTIISIMG
- a CDS encoding Ubiquitin carboxyl-terminal hydrolase 6, putative (Similar to TIGR gene model, INSD accession AAW44827.1); its protein translation is MLTYNRVVSVKHSGKTYTVPVTQEITTHAFKDAISQLTRVPTERMKVMVKGKLVKDDTDYVTLANQKQTVMVIGAAEALPPPPTEQTVFLEDVEDEDIKSDEPTGLINLGNTCYLNSTLQAIRAIPEVHQALTEFTPSSSSSSFVPESRVANSLKNLFITIDNTPNAVPPLEVISNLRILAPQFAERDQRGQYAQQDADEAWTQLVQALRAALPKNGEEGSVVDRLMSIELTKTLKNAETEEEPETTSTETVLKLECNISGSTNFLMSGIQDSLNQQVEKTSATLGRNATYSMQSRISRLPEYLVVHMVRFYWRRDIQKKAKIMRKVKFPLQLDLSDIVTEPIRKKIQPLNTATKQILKERDARASILKRKPGQGLDEEKKKRGEEQATVENLVKEGGLTNGERSGMYELAAVVTHKGASADSGHYIGWSRIDDGAYVPAEQQRWAKFDDNNVTFTDANKILTMDGGGEDSVAYILLYRAAKI